From Anopheles funestus chromosome 3RL, idAnoFuneDA-416_04, whole genome shotgun sequence, a single genomic window includes:
- the LOC125768668 gene encoding probable prefoldin subunit 6, which translates to MDKEVAVVQRKLEAELKNFQDSIREYSKLVQTQQQLDGQYFENKSILEELQMLKPTNTVYKLYGPVLVKQDLEESKQNVGKRIEYISKELKRCTENISQLEQKQDKYRANLQKLQQQYQSQKAMAK; encoded by the exons ATGGACAAGGAAGTCGCTGTGGTTCAACGTAAATTGGAAGCAGAGTTGAAGAATTTTCAAGATTCCATTAGAG AATACTCGAAGCTCGTACaaacgcagcagcagctcgATGGGCAGTatttcgaaaacaaaagcattttgGAAGAGCTTCAAATGCTTAAACCAACCAACACG GTGTACAAACTGTACGGCCCTGTGCTCGTGAAGCAAGATCTCGaagaaagcaagcaaaacgtTGGAAAGCGTATCGAGTACATCTCGAAAGAGCTTAAACGGTGTACGGAAAATATCAGCCAACTAGAACAGAAGCAGGATAAGTATCGTGCGAACCTGCagaaactgcagcagcagtatCAGAGCCAAAAGGCGATGGCGAAGTAG